In one window of Macadamia integrifolia cultivar HAES 741 chromosome 2, SCU_Mint_v3, whole genome shotgun sequence DNA:
- the LOC122087882 gene encoding pentatricopeptide repeat-containing protein At1g63080, mitochondrial-like isoform X2 gives MWRTVDSLITSQNRIQMGKWSSLCPSLRLRLLLSSRSTFFSSKATKNHQRVNPIELFENSTQNDGFKSSTSTSISVEEAFRRFHLLVHSQPFPNIGVFNQLFGTVARCKNYSTVISLYKNMEFLQIQPDVVTLNILLNCFSGLNRPDLGFSVFGVIIKHGLEPNIVTLTTLLKGLCMVEKIAEAKMLFRKILEVGYPCHEITYGTIINGLCKTGNHCEALEMIRAMELEGKCKPNVTMYSAVIDALCKEGMVNEALNLLSDMAGKHISPNVVTYNSLIHAFCNLGRWKEAADLFNKMVNHEISPNVITFSILIDCLCKDRRTAEAHKLFELMLQRGHKPDVVTFNSLIHGLCNSGQSEEATGLLNKMLGLRVSPDVVTFNILIDGLCKEKRTAEAHKLFELMLQRGLKPDVFTFNSLIHGHCNSGQWEEATRLLNKMLELGISLDVVTFGILIDYLCKDGRTSEAQKCFTLMLQRGHNPNVVTFNSLIHGLCNAGQSEEAIGLLNKMLGLGISPDIVTFNILIDDLCKDRRTAEAYKLFESMLQRGLKPNVVTFSSLIHGLFNSGQSGEAIGMLNKMLELGVSIDVITFSILIDGLCKDGRTAEAFKLFELMLQRGLKPNVVTFSSLIHGLCCSGQSEEVIGMLNKMLKLAERHLELMDDTVPFNRKPSLHRMSIMSHRVMPWRTLRFNKSACNPYNSDFDGDEMSLHVPQTEEARTEAFMLIGVSGKGDYEQYH, from the exons ATGTGGAGAACTGTGGATTCTCTCATTACCTCACAAAATCGAATTCAAATGGGTAAGTGGTCTTCTCTTTGCCCTTCTCTTCGGCTACGCCTGCTTCTTTCATCTCgttctacttttttttcttctaaagcTACAAAAAATCATCAGCGAGTGAATCCTATCGAATTGTTTGAGAATTCTACACAAAATGATGGATTCAAGTCAAGTACAAGCACCTCCATTAGTGTTGAGGAAGCATTCCGCCGATTCCACCTATTGGTTCATTCACAACCCTTTCCAAATATTGGTGTTTTCAATCAACTATTTGGGACAGTTGCCAGATGCAAAAACTATTCCACAGTGATTTCTCTGTATAAAAACATGGAGTTCTTGCAAATACAGCCCGATGTGGTTACACTAAACATCTTACTCAACTGTTTCAGTGGGTTGAATCGGCCAGATTTGGGCTTCTCTGTTTTTGGGGTCATCATAAAGCATGGTTTGGAGCCAAATATTGTCACATTAACCACCCTACTTAAGGGGCTCTGCATGGTGGAGAAAATTGCGGAGGCTAAAATGTTGTTCCGCAAGATACTCGAAGTAGGGTACCCTTGTCATGAAATCACATATGGAACCATAATTAATGGGCTCTGTAAGACAGGAAACCATTGTGAGGCACTTGAAATGATTAGGGCAATGGAACTCGAGGGTAAATGTAAGCCTAATGTCACCATGTATAGTGCAGTCATCGATGCCCTTTGCAAAGAAGGAATGGTAAATGAGGCCTTGAACCTATTATCTGATATGGCCGGGAAACACATCTCCCCAAATGTTGTCACCTACAATAGTTTGATTCATGCATTTTGCAATTTAGGTCGTTGGAAAGAAGCTGCAGATTTGTTCAATAAAATGGTGAACCATGAAATCTCACCAAATGTCATTACCTTCAGCATTCTGATAGACTGTCTTTGCAAAGATAGAAGGACTGCTGAAGCACAtaagttgtttgaattgatgCTTCAAAGAGGACATAAGCCGGATGTTGTCACTTTCAACTCTTTGATTCATGGCCTATGCAATTCTGGCCAATCGGAAGAAGCCACTGGATTGCTAAATAAAATGTTGGGACTAAGAGTCTCTCCTGATGTCGTGACTTTCAACATTTTGATAGATGGTCtttgtaaagaaaaaaggaCTGCTGAAGCACAtaagttgtttgaattgatgCTGCAAAGAGGACTTAAGCCTGATGTTTTCACCTTCAATTCTTTGATTCATGGTCACTGCAATTCTGGCCAATGGGAAGAAGCTACTAGGTTGCTAAATAAAATGTTGGAACTAGGAATCTCTCTTGATGTTGTGACTTTCGGCATTTTGATTGATTATCTTTGCAAAGACGGAAGAACTTCTGAAGCACAAAAGTGTTTTACATTGATGCTTCAAAGAGGACATAATCCTAATGTTGTCACATTCAACTCTTTGATTCATGGCCTATGCAATGCTGGCCAATCAGAAGAAGCCATTGGATTACTAAACAAAATGTTAGGACTAGGAATCTCTCCTGATATTGTGACTTTCAACATTTTAATAGATGACCTTTGCAAAGACAGAAGGACTGCAGAAGCATATAAGTTGTTTGAATCGATGCTTCAAAGAGGACTTAAGCCTAATGTTGTCACTTTCAGCTCTTTGATTCATGGCCTATTCAATTCTGGCCAATCGGGAGAAGCCATTGGAATGCTAAACAAAATGTTGGAACTAGGAGTCTCTATTGACGTCATAACTTTCAGCATTCTGATAGATGGTCTTTGCAAAGATGGAAGGACTGCGGAAGCAtttaagttgtttgaattgatgCTTCAAAGAGGACTTAAGCCTAATGTTGTCACTTTCAGCTCTTTGATTCATGGCCTATGCTGTTCTGGCCAATCAGAAGAAGTCATTGGAATGCTAAACAAGATGTTGAAACTAG CTGAACGTCATTTGGAACTCATGGATGACACTGTTCCTTTTAACCGGAAACCAAGCTTGCATCGAATGTCTATCATGTCTCATAG GGTGATGCCTTGGAGAACATTAAGATTCAATAAATCTGCCTGCAATCCATACAATTCAGACTTTGATGGTGATGAAATGAGTTTACATGTTCCTCAAACAGAGGAGGCTCGCACAGAGGCTTTTATGCTGATAGGG GTTTCTGGGAAAGGAGATTATGAACAGTATCATTAG
- the LOC122087882 gene encoding pentatricopeptide repeat-containing protein At1g63080, mitochondrial-like isoform X1, whose protein sequence is MWRTVDSLITSQNRIQMGKWSSLCPSLRLRLLLSSRSTFFSSKATKNHQRVNPIELFENSTQNDGFKSSTSTSISVEEAFRRFHLLVHSQPFPNIGVFNQLFGTVARCKNYSTVISLYKNMEFLQIQPDVVTLNILLNCFSGLNRPDLGFSVFGVIIKHGLEPNIVTLTTLLKGLCMVEKIAEAKMLFRKILEVGYPCHEITYGTIINGLCKTGNHCEALEMIRAMELEGKCKPNVTMYSAVIDALCKEGMVNEALNLLSDMAGKHISPNVVTYNSLIHAFCNLGRWKEAADLFNKMVNHEISPNVITFSILIDCLCKDRRTAEAHKLFELMLQRGHKPDVVTFNSLIHGLCNSGQSEEATGLLNKMLGLRVSPDVVTFNILIDGLCKEKRTAEAHKLFELMLQRGLKPDVFTFNSLIHGHCNSGQWEEATRLLNKMLELGISLDVVTFGILIDYLCKDGRTSEAQKCFTLMLQRGHNPNVVTFNSLIHGLCNAGQSEEAIGLLNKMLGLGISPDIVTFNILIDDLCKDRRTAEAYKLFESMLQRGLKPNVVTFSSLIHGLFNSGQSGEAIGMLNKMLELGVSIDVITFSILIDGLCKDGRTAEAFKLFELMLQRGLKPNVVTFSSLIHGLCCSGQSEEVIGMLNKMLKLAERHLELMDDTVPFNRKPSLHRMSIMSHRVMPWRTLRFNKSACNPYNSDFDGDEMSLHVPQTEEARTEAFMLIGLIGLNFEQRSDRGLTPKHKANLGLGAFPCVIHYRIAQLGILHKNLCCFWERRL, encoded by the exons ATGTGGAGAACTGTGGATTCTCTCATTACCTCACAAAATCGAATTCAAATGGGTAAGTGGTCTTCTCTTTGCCCTTCTCTTCGGCTACGCCTGCTTCTTTCATCTCgttctacttttttttcttctaaagcTACAAAAAATCATCAGCGAGTGAATCCTATCGAATTGTTTGAGAATTCTACACAAAATGATGGATTCAAGTCAAGTACAAGCACCTCCATTAGTGTTGAGGAAGCATTCCGCCGATTCCACCTATTGGTTCATTCACAACCCTTTCCAAATATTGGTGTTTTCAATCAACTATTTGGGACAGTTGCCAGATGCAAAAACTATTCCACAGTGATTTCTCTGTATAAAAACATGGAGTTCTTGCAAATACAGCCCGATGTGGTTACACTAAACATCTTACTCAACTGTTTCAGTGGGTTGAATCGGCCAGATTTGGGCTTCTCTGTTTTTGGGGTCATCATAAAGCATGGTTTGGAGCCAAATATTGTCACATTAACCACCCTACTTAAGGGGCTCTGCATGGTGGAGAAAATTGCGGAGGCTAAAATGTTGTTCCGCAAGATACTCGAAGTAGGGTACCCTTGTCATGAAATCACATATGGAACCATAATTAATGGGCTCTGTAAGACAGGAAACCATTGTGAGGCACTTGAAATGATTAGGGCAATGGAACTCGAGGGTAAATGTAAGCCTAATGTCACCATGTATAGTGCAGTCATCGATGCCCTTTGCAAAGAAGGAATGGTAAATGAGGCCTTGAACCTATTATCTGATATGGCCGGGAAACACATCTCCCCAAATGTTGTCACCTACAATAGTTTGATTCATGCATTTTGCAATTTAGGTCGTTGGAAAGAAGCTGCAGATTTGTTCAATAAAATGGTGAACCATGAAATCTCACCAAATGTCATTACCTTCAGCATTCTGATAGACTGTCTTTGCAAAGATAGAAGGACTGCTGAAGCACAtaagttgtttgaattgatgCTTCAAAGAGGACATAAGCCGGATGTTGTCACTTTCAACTCTTTGATTCATGGCCTATGCAATTCTGGCCAATCGGAAGAAGCCACTGGATTGCTAAATAAAATGTTGGGACTAAGAGTCTCTCCTGATGTCGTGACTTTCAACATTTTGATAGATGGTCtttgtaaagaaaaaaggaCTGCTGAAGCACAtaagttgtttgaattgatgCTGCAAAGAGGACTTAAGCCTGATGTTTTCACCTTCAATTCTTTGATTCATGGTCACTGCAATTCTGGCCAATGGGAAGAAGCTACTAGGTTGCTAAATAAAATGTTGGAACTAGGAATCTCTCTTGATGTTGTGACTTTCGGCATTTTGATTGATTATCTTTGCAAAGACGGAAGAACTTCTGAAGCACAAAAGTGTTTTACATTGATGCTTCAAAGAGGACATAATCCTAATGTTGTCACATTCAACTCTTTGATTCATGGCCTATGCAATGCTGGCCAATCAGAAGAAGCCATTGGATTACTAAACAAAATGTTAGGACTAGGAATCTCTCCTGATATTGTGACTTTCAACATTTTAATAGATGACCTTTGCAAAGACAGAAGGACTGCAGAAGCATATAAGTTGTTTGAATCGATGCTTCAAAGAGGACTTAAGCCTAATGTTGTCACTTTCAGCTCTTTGATTCATGGCCTATTCAATTCTGGCCAATCGGGAGAAGCCATTGGAATGCTAAACAAAATGTTGGAACTAGGAGTCTCTATTGACGTCATAACTTTCAGCATTCTGATAGATGGTCTTTGCAAAGATGGAAGGACTGCGGAAGCAtttaagttgtttgaattgatgCTTCAAAGAGGACTTAAGCCTAATGTTGTCACTTTCAGCTCTTTGATTCATGGCCTATGCTGTTCTGGCCAATCAGAAGAAGTCATTGGAATGCTAAACAAGATGTTGAAACTAG CTGAACGTCATTTGGAACTCATGGATGACACTGTTCCTTTTAACCGGAAACCAAGCTTGCATCGAATGTCTATCATGTCTCATAG GGTGATGCCTTGGAGAACATTAAGATTCAATAAATCTGCCTGCAATCCATACAATTCAGACTTTGATGGTGATGAAATGAGTTTACATGTTCCTCAAACAGAGGAGGCTCGCACAGAGGCTTTTATGCTGATAGGG TTAATAGGCCTAAACTTTGAGCAGAGAAGTGATAGAGGTCTCACCCCAAAGCACAAAGCCAATCTGGGATTAGGAGCATTTCCGTGTGTCATACATTATCGAATAGCCCAACTGGGTATCTTGCACAAGAATTTATGCT GTTTCTGGGAAAGGAGATTATGA
- the LOC122087882 gene encoding pentatricopeptide repeat-containing protein At1g63080, mitochondrial-like isoform X4 → MWRTVDSLITSQNRIQMGKWSSLCPSLRLRLLLSSRSTFFSSKATKNHQRVNPIELFENSTQNDGFKSSTSTSISVEEAFRRFHLLVHSQPFPNIGVFNQLFGTVARCKNYSTVISLYKNMEFLQIQPDVVTLNILLNCFSGLNRPDLGFSVFGVIIKHGLEPNIVTLTTLLKGLCMVEKIAEAKMLFRKILEVGYPCHEITYGTIINGLCKTGNHCEALEMIRAMELEGKCKPNVTMYSAVIDALCKEGMVNEALNLLSDMAGKHISPNVVTYNSLIHAFCNLGRWKEAADLFNKMVNHEISPNVITFSILIDCLCKDRRTAEAHKLFELMLQRGHKPDVVTFNSLIHGLCNSGQSEEATGLLNKMLGLRVSPDVVTFNILIDGLCKEKRTAEAHKLFELMLQRGLKPDVFTFNSLIHGHCNSGQWEEATRLLNKMLELGISLDVVTFGILIDYLCKDGRTSEAQKCFTLMLQRGHNPNVVTFNSLIHGLCNAGQSEEAIGLLNKMLGLGISPDIVTFNILIDDLCKDRRTAEAYKLFESMLQRGLKPNVVTFSSLIHGLFNSGQSGEAIGMLNKMLELGVSIDVITFSILIDGLCKDGRTAEAFKLFELMLQRGLKPNVVTFSSLIHGLCCSGQSEEVIGMLNKMLKLG, encoded by the exons ATGTGGAGAACTGTGGATTCTCTCATTACCTCACAAAATCGAATTCAAATGGGTAAGTGGTCTTCTCTTTGCCCTTCTCTTCGGCTACGCCTGCTTCTTTCATCTCgttctacttttttttcttctaaagcTACAAAAAATCATCAGCGAGTGAATCCTATCGAATTGTTTGAGAATTCTACACAAAATGATGGATTCAAGTCAAGTACAAGCACCTCCATTAGTGTTGAGGAAGCATTCCGCCGATTCCACCTATTGGTTCATTCACAACCCTTTCCAAATATTGGTGTTTTCAATCAACTATTTGGGACAGTTGCCAGATGCAAAAACTATTCCACAGTGATTTCTCTGTATAAAAACATGGAGTTCTTGCAAATACAGCCCGATGTGGTTACACTAAACATCTTACTCAACTGTTTCAGTGGGTTGAATCGGCCAGATTTGGGCTTCTCTGTTTTTGGGGTCATCATAAAGCATGGTTTGGAGCCAAATATTGTCACATTAACCACCCTACTTAAGGGGCTCTGCATGGTGGAGAAAATTGCGGAGGCTAAAATGTTGTTCCGCAAGATACTCGAAGTAGGGTACCCTTGTCATGAAATCACATATGGAACCATAATTAATGGGCTCTGTAAGACAGGAAACCATTGTGAGGCACTTGAAATGATTAGGGCAATGGAACTCGAGGGTAAATGTAAGCCTAATGTCACCATGTATAGTGCAGTCATCGATGCCCTTTGCAAAGAAGGAATGGTAAATGAGGCCTTGAACCTATTATCTGATATGGCCGGGAAACACATCTCCCCAAATGTTGTCACCTACAATAGTTTGATTCATGCATTTTGCAATTTAGGTCGTTGGAAAGAAGCTGCAGATTTGTTCAATAAAATGGTGAACCATGAAATCTCACCAAATGTCATTACCTTCAGCATTCTGATAGACTGTCTTTGCAAAGATAGAAGGACTGCTGAAGCACAtaagttgtttgaattgatgCTTCAAAGAGGACATAAGCCGGATGTTGTCACTTTCAACTCTTTGATTCATGGCCTATGCAATTCTGGCCAATCGGAAGAAGCCACTGGATTGCTAAATAAAATGTTGGGACTAAGAGTCTCTCCTGATGTCGTGACTTTCAACATTTTGATAGATGGTCtttgtaaagaaaaaaggaCTGCTGAAGCACAtaagttgtttgaattgatgCTGCAAAGAGGACTTAAGCCTGATGTTTTCACCTTCAATTCTTTGATTCATGGTCACTGCAATTCTGGCCAATGGGAAGAAGCTACTAGGTTGCTAAATAAAATGTTGGAACTAGGAATCTCTCTTGATGTTGTGACTTTCGGCATTTTGATTGATTATCTTTGCAAAGACGGAAGAACTTCTGAAGCACAAAAGTGTTTTACATTGATGCTTCAAAGAGGACATAATCCTAATGTTGTCACATTCAACTCTTTGATTCATGGCCTATGCAATGCTGGCCAATCAGAAGAAGCCATTGGATTACTAAACAAAATGTTAGGACTAGGAATCTCTCCTGATATTGTGACTTTCAACATTTTAATAGATGACCTTTGCAAAGACAGAAGGACTGCAGAAGCATATAAGTTGTTTGAATCGATGCTTCAAAGAGGACTTAAGCCTAATGTTGTCACTTTCAGCTCTTTGATTCATGGCCTATTCAATTCTGGCCAATCGGGAGAAGCCATTGGAATGCTAAACAAAATGTTGGAACTAGGAGTCTCTATTGACGTCATAACTTTCAGCATTCTGATAGATGGTCTTTGCAAAGATGGAAGGACTGCGGAAGCAtttaagttgtttgaattgatgCTTCAAAGAGGACTTAAGCCTAATGTTGTCACTTTCAGCTCTTTGATTCATGGCCTATGCTGTTCTGGCCAATCAGAAGAAGTCATTGGAATGCTAAACAAGATGTTGAAACTAG GGTGA
- the LOC122087882 gene encoding pentatricopeptide repeat-containing protein At1g63080, mitochondrial-like isoform X3, with the protein MWRTVDSLITSQNRIQMGKWSSLCPSLRLRLLLSSRSTFFSSKATKNHQRVNPIELFENSTQNDGFKSSTSTSISVEEAFRRFHLLVHSQPFPNIGVFNQLFGTVARCKNYSTVISLYKNMEFLQIQPDVVTLNILLNCFSGLNRPDLGFSVFGVIIKHGLEPNIVTLTTLLKGLCMVEKIAEAKMLFRKILEVGYPCHEITYGTIINGLCKTGNHCEALEMIRAMELEGKCKPNVTMYSAVIDALCKEGMVNEALNLLSDMAGKHISPNVVTYNSLIHAFCNLGRWKEAADLFNKMVNHEISPNVITFSILIDCLCKDRRTAEAHKLFELMLQRGHKPDVVTFNSLIHGLCNSGQSEEATGLLNKMLGLRVSPDVVTFNILIDGLCKEKRTAEAHKLFELMLQRGLKPDVFTFNSLIHGHCNSGQWEEATRLLNKMLELGISLDVVTFGILIDYLCKDGRTSEAQKCFTLMLQRGHNPNVVTFNSLIHGLCNAGQSEEAIGLLNKMLGLGISPDIVTFNILIDDLCKDRRTAEAYKLFESMLQRGLKPNVVTFSSLIHGLFNSGQSGEAIGMLNKMLELGVSIDVITFSILIDGLCKDGRTAEAFKLFELMLQRGLKPNVVTFSSLIHGLCCSGQSEEVIGMLNKMLKLGVSPNIVTLSILVFGVGDSGQWKEITKLLNELLD; encoded by the coding sequence ATGTGGAGAACTGTGGATTCTCTCATTACCTCACAAAATCGAATTCAAATGGGTAAGTGGTCTTCTCTTTGCCCTTCTCTTCGGCTACGCCTGCTTCTTTCATCTCgttctacttttttttcttctaaagcTACAAAAAATCATCAGCGAGTGAATCCTATCGAATTGTTTGAGAATTCTACACAAAATGATGGATTCAAGTCAAGTACAAGCACCTCCATTAGTGTTGAGGAAGCATTCCGCCGATTCCACCTATTGGTTCATTCACAACCCTTTCCAAATATTGGTGTTTTCAATCAACTATTTGGGACAGTTGCCAGATGCAAAAACTATTCCACAGTGATTTCTCTGTATAAAAACATGGAGTTCTTGCAAATACAGCCCGATGTGGTTACACTAAACATCTTACTCAACTGTTTCAGTGGGTTGAATCGGCCAGATTTGGGCTTCTCTGTTTTTGGGGTCATCATAAAGCATGGTTTGGAGCCAAATATTGTCACATTAACCACCCTACTTAAGGGGCTCTGCATGGTGGAGAAAATTGCGGAGGCTAAAATGTTGTTCCGCAAGATACTCGAAGTAGGGTACCCTTGTCATGAAATCACATATGGAACCATAATTAATGGGCTCTGTAAGACAGGAAACCATTGTGAGGCACTTGAAATGATTAGGGCAATGGAACTCGAGGGTAAATGTAAGCCTAATGTCACCATGTATAGTGCAGTCATCGATGCCCTTTGCAAAGAAGGAATGGTAAATGAGGCCTTGAACCTATTATCTGATATGGCCGGGAAACACATCTCCCCAAATGTTGTCACCTACAATAGTTTGATTCATGCATTTTGCAATTTAGGTCGTTGGAAAGAAGCTGCAGATTTGTTCAATAAAATGGTGAACCATGAAATCTCACCAAATGTCATTACCTTCAGCATTCTGATAGACTGTCTTTGCAAAGATAGAAGGACTGCTGAAGCACAtaagttgtttgaattgatgCTTCAAAGAGGACATAAGCCGGATGTTGTCACTTTCAACTCTTTGATTCATGGCCTATGCAATTCTGGCCAATCGGAAGAAGCCACTGGATTGCTAAATAAAATGTTGGGACTAAGAGTCTCTCCTGATGTCGTGACTTTCAACATTTTGATAGATGGTCtttgtaaagaaaaaaggaCTGCTGAAGCACAtaagttgtttgaattgatgCTGCAAAGAGGACTTAAGCCTGATGTTTTCACCTTCAATTCTTTGATTCATGGTCACTGCAATTCTGGCCAATGGGAAGAAGCTACTAGGTTGCTAAATAAAATGTTGGAACTAGGAATCTCTCTTGATGTTGTGACTTTCGGCATTTTGATTGATTATCTTTGCAAAGACGGAAGAACTTCTGAAGCACAAAAGTGTTTTACATTGATGCTTCAAAGAGGACATAATCCTAATGTTGTCACATTCAACTCTTTGATTCATGGCCTATGCAATGCTGGCCAATCAGAAGAAGCCATTGGATTACTAAACAAAATGTTAGGACTAGGAATCTCTCCTGATATTGTGACTTTCAACATTTTAATAGATGACCTTTGCAAAGACAGAAGGACTGCAGAAGCATATAAGTTGTTTGAATCGATGCTTCAAAGAGGACTTAAGCCTAATGTTGTCACTTTCAGCTCTTTGATTCATGGCCTATTCAATTCTGGCCAATCGGGAGAAGCCATTGGAATGCTAAACAAAATGTTGGAACTAGGAGTCTCTATTGACGTCATAACTTTCAGCATTCTGATAGATGGTCTTTGCAAAGATGGAAGGACTGCGGAAGCAtttaagttgtttgaattgatgCTTCAAAGAGGACTTAAGCCTAATGTTGTCACTTTCAGCTCTTTGATTCATGGCCTATGCTGTTCTGGCCAATCAGAAGAAGTCATTGGAATGCTAAACAAGATGTTGAAACTAGGTGTGTCTCCTAATATTGTGACCTTGAGCATTTTGGTTTTTGGCGTAGGTGATTCTGGCCAGTGGAAAGAAATCACTAAATTGTTGAATGAATTGTTGGATTAA
- the LOC122090507 gene encoding putative methyltransferase DDB_G0268948, giving the protein MDKLFVRQAEVYANARPAYPSEWFSKLAALTPKWTLAWDVGTGNGQAAIGVAEHYEQVIATDVSEAQLKHARPHPKVHYVHTPLSMSEDELVSLIGGEGSVDLITVAEAVHWFDLPTFYSLVNRILRKPGGVIAVWGYKNFTVNPVFDSVMKRFIGTTIPFFNANISYIKDSYCTLPFPSESVGIGSEGNPVMLELPQEMSFDGVLKWMSSWSAVSTAKENGVDLLNEGVVKELESAWGESNLVRTVTREAFMIAGKPRI; this is encoded by the exons ATGGATAAATTGTTCGTCCGGCAAGCGGAGGTGTACGCCAACGCAAGGCCTGCATATCCCAGCGAATGGTTCTCGAAGCTCGCAGCTCTCACTCCTAAGTGGACCTTGGCTTGGGATGTCGGCACCGGCAATGGGCAAGCAGCTATTGGG GTTGCTGAGCACTATGAACAAGTGATTGCAACTGATGTGAGTGAAGCCCAATTAAAACATGCAAGACCACACCCCAAGGTTCATTATGTTCATACCCCACTCTCTATGTCTGAGGATGAATTAGTATCACTGATAGGAGGTGAAGGGTCAGTTGATCTGATCACTGTGGCTGAAGCTGTGCATTGGTTTGATCTCCCAACCTTCTATTCTCTTGTTAATCGAATCTTAAGAAAACCAGGAGGTGTAATTGCTGTATGGGGTTACAAAAACTTCACAGTAAATCCAGTTTTTGATTCAGTCATGAAGCGTTTCATAGGTACTACCATTCCTTTCTTCAATGCAAATATCAGTTACATAAAAGATTCGTATTGCACTCTTCCTTTTCCATCCGAGAGCGTCGGTATCGGATCAGAAGGTAATCCAGTGATGCTTGAGTTACCACAGGAGATGTCATTTGATGGGGTATTGAAATGGATGAGTTCATGGTCTGCAGTTTCTACAGCTAAAGAAAATGGTGTTGATTTGTTAAATGAAGGTGTGGTTAAAGAGCTTGAGAGTGCATGGggtgagtctaatttggtaagGACAGTGACCCGCGAGGCTTTCATGATTGCAGGAAAACCAAGGATTTAA